One part of the Archangium lipolyticum genome encodes these proteins:
- a CDS encoding TAT-variant-translocated molybdopterin oxidoreductase: MKPKLDGAPMKDTPTSFALPVVSDKAEAAPAHDHAHDVVADALDHAAAHSVAAEGAYGKTYWRSLEEMLGKPEHLEETRPEFPEGADLPPTGVARREFMQLLGASLALAGATACSTRPVDERMVPYTRTPPELVPGNPLNYATGMTFGGHTSGILVAAREGRPIKVEGNPQHPVNLGAAGVFEQAFLMSLYDPQRARVLRYRKEPRSLRTFGEEIFGLVGKSVQENGGARVRFLTEPNTSPVLDHLRSRVQQRLPNARFTSYTSVDQDPANEGTRAVLGQPATAVYDFARADVILSLDADFLESRPANLAYARAFAKRRDPSEGNLNRLYVCEPRFTITGGMADHRLRAKSSEVFAVAAAIASRVGGGAEGLGAAAAAKAQLNANHQKWVDAVAADLRANAGKCVVVPGERQPAAVHALAAALNAALGNVGQTVRYIPATVSEATSAAGLRPLVEELKNGAVDLLVITAWNPLYRAPVDLGLQELLDPAKNPNRGKLTVVYTSLFEDETSAYADWFIPAAHELEAWGDGRSIDGTVSIVQPLIQPLFNGVPTSELLALFLGEPYRSSYQILRDFWRTKAPSAADFETAWETWVSVGIVPDTAPAALAGAPTVDGARALVDAYTPPAPVGAGEVEVNFVPDYKVYDGQFANMSWLQELADPISKMTWDNAAYISPATAKDLDLNPGDVAKLTYGGRSLEVPVWIIPGTADGVVVLPLGYGRTGLFETVARNVGFNANLVRSVKAPWFDGGAKLEKTRSTHKFSLTQSHWRMEGRPLALDMTVAAYQHELELEKKKASPLLARVRGENANLLPEFKYEDYRWGMAIDLARCTGCSACVVACQSENNIPVVGKEQVARSREMQWLRIDRYFSGDELHDPEMVMQPVMCVHCEKAPCEYVCPVNATVHSDEGLNDMVYNRCVGTRYCSNNCPYKVRRFNYLHYSADKTPTQKMMMNPDVTVRNRGVMEKCTYCVQRIERVRIKARVEKRPIFEKELQTACAQACPTEAIVFGTLSDPNAQVTKHHHDLRAYKLLHELGTQPRTAHLIRLRNPNPALAPAKPAEGQPEGGH, from the coding sequence CTGAAGCCCAAGCTCGACGGAGCCCCCATGAAGGACACCCCTACCTCCTTCGCCCTGCCGGTCGTCTCGGACAAGGCCGAGGCCGCCCCCGCGCACGACCACGCGCATGACGTCGTGGCCGACGCGCTCGACCACGCCGCCGCCCACAGCGTGGCCGCCGAGGGCGCTTACGGGAAGACCTACTGGCGCAGCCTCGAGGAGATGCTCGGCAAGCCCGAGCACCTCGAGGAGACCCGCCCCGAGTTCCCCGAGGGCGCGGACCTGCCCCCCACCGGCGTGGCCCGCCGTGAGTTCATGCAGCTGCTCGGCGCCTCGCTGGCGCTGGCCGGCGCCACCGCCTGCTCCACCCGTCCGGTGGACGAGCGCATGGTGCCCTACACCCGCACCCCGCCCGAGCTCGTCCCGGGCAACCCGCTCAACTACGCCACGGGCATGACGTTCGGGGGTCACACCTCGGGCATCCTGGTCGCCGCGCGTGAGGGCCGCCCCATCAAGGTGGAGGGCAACCCGCAGCACCCGGTGAACCTGGGCGCCGCCGGTGTCTTCGAGCAGGCCTTCCTGATGTCGCTGTACGACCCGCAGCGCGCCCGCGTGCTGCGCTACCGCAAGGAGCCGCGGTCCCTTCGCACCTTCGGCGAGGAGATCTTCGGCCTGGTGGGCAAGTCCGTGCAGGAGAACGGTGGCGCCCGCGTGCGCTTCCTGACCGAGCCGAACACCTCGCCGGTGCTCGACCACCTGCGCTCGCGCGTCCAGCAGCGGCTGCCCAACGCCCGCTTCACCAGCTACACCTCCGTCGACCAGGACCCCGCCAACGAGGGGACGCGCGCGGTGCTCGGCCAGCCGGCCACCGCGGTGTATGACTTCGCTCGCGCGGACGTCATCCTCTCCCTGGATGCGGACTTCCTGGAGAGCCGCCCGGCCAACCTGGCCTACGCCCGCGCCTTCGCGAAGCGGAGGGATCCGTCCGAGGGCAACCTCAACCGCCTCTACGTCTGCGAGCCGCGCTTCACCATCACCGGTGGCATGGCGGATCACCGCCTGCGCGCGAAGTCCTCCGAGGTGTTCGCCGTCGCCGCCGCCATCGCCTCGCGCGTGGGCGGAGGGGCCGAGGGTCTGGGCGCCGCCGCGGCCGCCAAGGCGCAGCTCAACGCCAACCACCAGAAGTGGGTGGACGCCGTCGCCGCCGACCTGCGCGCCAACGCGGGCAAGTGCGTGGTGGTGCCCGGTGAGCGTCAGCCCGCCGCGGTGCACGCGCTGGCCGCCGCCCTCAACGCGGCGCTCGGCAACGTGGGCCAGACGGTGCGCTACATCCCGGCGACCGTCTCCGAGGCCACCAGCGCCGCCGGTCTGCGCCCGCTCGTGGAGGAGCTCAAGAACGGCGCGGTGGACCTGCTGGTCATCACCGCCTGGAACCCGCTCTACCGCGCGCCGGTGGACCTGGGCCTCCAGGAGCTGTTGGATCCGGCGAAGAATCCCAACCGCGGCAAGCTGACCGTCGTCTACACCTCGCTCTTCGAGGACGAGACGAGCGCGTACGCCGACTGGTTCATCCCGGCCGCGCACGAGCTGGAGGCCTGGGGCGATGGCCGGTCCATCGACGGCACGGTGTCCATCGTGCAGCCGCTCATCCAGCCGCTCTTCAACGGCGTGCCCACCTCGGAGCTGCTCGCGCTGTTCCTCGGTGAGCCGTACCGCAGCAGCTATCAGATCCTCCGCGACTTCTGGCGCACCAAGGCCCCGAGCGCGGCGGACTTCGAGACGGCCTGGGAGACGTGGGTGTCCGTGGGCATCGTCCCCGACACCGCCCCGGCGGCCCTCGCCGGCGCCCCCACCGTGGACGGCGCCCGCGCGCTCGTGGATGCCTACACCCCGCCCGCCCCCGTTGGCGCGGGCGAGGTCGAGGTGAACTTCGTCCCGGACTACAAGGTCTACGACGGCCAGTTCGCCAACATGTCCTGGCTGCAGGAGCTGGCGGATCCCATCTCGAAGATGACGTGGGACAACGCGGCCTACATCAGCCCGGCCACGGCCAAGGATCTCGACCTCAACCCGGGCGACGTGGCGAAGCTCACCTACGGTGGCCGCTCGCTGGAAGTGCCGGTGTGGATCATCCCCGGCACGGCGGACGGCGTGGTGGTGCTGCCCCTGGGCTACGGCCGCACGGGTCTCTTCGAGACGGTGGCCCGGAACGTGGGCTTCAACGCCAACCTGGTGCGCAGCGTGAAGGCGCCCTGGTTCGACGGCGGCGCGAAGCTGGAGAAGACGCGCAGCACCCACAAGTTCTCCCTCACCCAGAGCCACTGGCGCATGGAGGGCCGCCCGCTGGCCCTCGACATGACGGTGGCCGCCTACCAGCACGAGCTGGAGCTGGAGAAGAAGAAGGCCAGCCCGCTGCTCGCCCGCGTGCGCGGCGAGAACGCCAACCTCCTGCCGGAGTTCAAGTACGAGGACTACCGGTGGGGCATGGCCATCGACCTGGCCCGCTGCACGGGTTGCTCGGCGTGCGTGGTGGCCTGCCAGTCGGAGAACAACATCCCCGTGGTGGGCAAGGAGCAGGTGGCCCGCAGCCGCGAGATGCAGTGGCTGCGCATCGACCGGTACTTCTCCGGCGATGAGCTGCACGACCCGGAGATGGTCATGCAGCCGGTCATGTGCGTGCACTGCGAGAAGGCGCCCTGCGAGTACGTGTGCCCGGTGAACGCCACCGTCCACTCGGACGAGGGCCTCAACGACATGGTGTACAACCGCTGCGTCGGCACGCGGTACTGCTCCAACAACTGCCCGTACAAGGTCCGCCGCTTCAACTACCTGCACTACAGCGCGGACAAGACGCCCACGCAGAAGATGATGATGAACCCGGACGTCACGGTGCGTAACCGCGGCGTCATGGAGAAGTGCACCTACTGCGTGCAGCGCATCGAGCGCGTCCGCATCAAGGCGCGCGTGGAGAAGCGGCCCATCTTCGAGAAGGAGCTGCAGACCGCCTGCGCCCAGGCGTGCCCCACGGAGGCCATCGTCTTCGGCACGCTCAGCGACCCCAACGCCCAGGTGACGAAGCACCACCACGACCTGCGCGCCTACAAGCTGCTGCACGAGCTGGGTACCCAGCCGCGCACCGCCCACCTCATCCGCCTGCGCAACCCCAATCCCGCCCTCGCGCCCGCCAAGCCCGCCGAGGGGCAGCCCGAAGGAGGCCACTGA